The Meiothermus sp. CFH 77666 genome includes a region encoding these proteins:
- a CDS encoding DDE transposase family protein: MPEAVSGWRGSQMALRMQRRVVRKNTGELREETTYALTSLQASARQLYALWRGHWEVENRLHHKRDTVLGEDASRSRKGAVGLMYLRDVILSLLHLKKWPVLRSVRKFSANPYPLLKLIRGL; encoded by the coding sequence ATGCCTGAGGCGGTAAGCGGTTGGCGGGGCTCGCAGATGGCCTTGCGGATGCAACGGAGGGTGGTGCGCAAGAATACCGGGGAGCTACGGGAGGAGACCACCTATGCGCTGACCAGTCTGCAGGCGTCAGCAAGGCAGCTTTATGCCCTGTGGCGGGGACACTGGGAGGTGGAGAACCGTCTACACCACAAGCGAGACACGGTGTTGGGAGAGGATGCCTCCCGCAGCCGCAAGGGGGCGGTGGGGCTGATGTACTTACGAGATGTAATCCTGAGCCTCTTGCACCTCAAAAAGTGGCCGGTGTTGCGCTCGGTTAGAAAGTTCTCGGCTAATCCCTATCCTCTACTCAAGCTAATCCGAGGGTTGTGA